The genomic DNA ACGTAGACTTGCATACGTGCTGAGGTTCATCATGCAGTGTATTCACGGCCTCAgagctaataagtggcagagcttGCGTTGGAATCTAAATGTACGCCAAATCTTGTGCATTTAATTAATTTCTTATAATGCTTCCCATTTCTACTGCTTCTTAAAATTGTTGCAGCAGTTTATGAAAAGTAGTTCAAGAATCACTGTATCCTTGCTGCATAAGAACCACTTGAGTTGAAAATACTGATTtctggccaggaatggtggctcatgcctgtaatcccaaccctttgggagactgaggcaggtggatcaccaggtcaggagaccagcctggctaagatgataaaaccccatctctactaaaaatccaaaaattagccaggcatggtggtgggtgcctgtaatcccagacactcgagaggctgaggcaggagaattgcttgacctgggaggtggagatagcagtgagccaggattgtgccactgcactccagcctgggagacagagcaagactccgtctcaaacaacatcaacgacaaacaaacaaaaaactgattcCTGGATCTTATCCCTAGAAGATTCTAAGGTGGGCTCAGGAATATCTGTTTTGAACAGACTTCCAATGTGATTATAATGGCAGTGTTTAGGAAGAAGGTGAGACCAGACCAGGGTTACAGTGTACCTCAGTCTCAACATCTAAGTGTTGTGGATAGATTATTTTTGAGCTCAGTGGTATATCTACCTAAAATGACATACCTAATGATTGCTTTTATCTTTAGGAACAGCGCTTAAAGTTTTTGAAACAGCAAGATCAGCGACAACAGCAACAAGCTGCTGAACAGGAGAAGCTTAAAAGGCTAAAAGAAATCGCTGAGAATCAGGAAGCTAAGCTAAAAAAAGTGAGAGCACTTAAAGGCCACGTGGAACAGAAGAGACTAAGCAATGGGAAACTTGGTGAGTTGTTCCTTGCagatttacttctcttttttttttttgcgacagggtcttactatgtttcccagactggtcttgaaccgtagcctcaagtgatcctcctacctcagcttcctgagtagctggggttacaggtgcaagccaccgtgGCTGATCTGTAGATAACTTTAAAGGGAATCTTTTGAAAACATGGAATTCACTGCAGTTTTGATGCTGCATGTTCCTCTGAATTGAATTCAACTGTTGAATGTTTTATACAAGATTTCTAAGATACTTTTGGAAATGGTAGAATTTTTTCCCCTCTAAATATTTTTGACTGACAATTCAATGAAGGCAACGATTTTTATTCATGTAATAGCTCCAACTATTACAATACCATTTTAATCAGAATGTTAGTGATTTAATAGATCCACATACTCTTATAAAATCAAaagttctaaataaatttttattgtttctaaaatttggagtttaataattttaatgcaaATTCCAATACAGATACATTGAAATTGAAGCACAGAGATTTAGAGGTGTCTCTGTTTATTTCAGTTGCATCTAAAAGAAGTAGGTTGCTTCTAGGACATTCTgaaaaatttttctactttttattagaAAGTTTATTGTAAAGCTGGTTGCCTGGGAAGTAGTccattcttagttttcttttcaacTGTTGTTGCTGTTCTCTTTCTCATCTAGTGGAGGAAATTGAACAGATGAATAGTTTGTTCCAGCAAAAACAGAGGGAGCTCGTCCTGGCTGTGTCAAAAGTAGAAGAACTGACCAGGCAGCTAGAGATGCTCAAGAACGGCAGGATCGATGGCCACCATGACAGTCAGTCTGCGGTGGCTGAGCTTGATCGCCTCTATAAGGAGCTGCAGGTAGACCGAAGCTGTTTGCTAAATGCTGTGCAATCTTCTTTCCAGAAATAGAGTTGTTCACCTAAGTGGCAGGAGGTGCTAGATTTCAGTTGCCTTTCATTAAAGAGGGAGTAGGTTGTGGAGAGAACCTAAACTCCAGAGAATCCAGAGTAACTGTAGTACCCCAGACAGGAGATTTGAGACATTCCTCGTAACCACAGCTGGTGGTCTTGCACAGGTGTCACTTAATTTTAAACCATGACAAGAGAAGTGTGGAGGGGTGGAGGGACCTCTTTTAGAAATTATGTAATAGTTAACCATGTGATTAACTGTTTGAGACATTTTCTTCCTACTCCTTGGCtaccttttttcccccctcttttaTTCAGCTAAGAAACAAACTGAATCAAGAGCAGAATGCCAAACTACAACAACAGAGGGAGTGTTTGAATAAGCGTAATTCAGAAGTGGCAGTCATGGATAAGCGTGTTAATGAGCTGAGGGACCGGCTGTGGAAGAAGAAGGCAGCTCtacagcaaaaagaaaatctaccAGTAAGTGGGCCCTTTTGTAATGGTTTGGGGGAGGAGACAAAAAGATGACCAGCCCAGTGAGACTATTCACAGGCACCTCCTTCAGAATCATGGCTCAGTGTGCCCTCAGAACAGACGCTGTTTATGGATCCTCAGAAGATAATCCGCTGcttttttttacttcttaatgTTATGACCTGTGTAGCTCTGTTTGTCTTTCTAATACTTTGAGTAAAGTGTGGGTGAGAGTTCATTGGGGAGTGTTTATTTTGGGATGTTTTTTGTAGACTCTATGGCTAGATTCTGAAagtgctcattttaaaaaataagaaaatgtcatttctttttataagtcTGGTCATCTAAGATGATGTTTAACGCTGGAGGACCTATGCTTTTTTCCTAAGGTTTCATCTGATGGAAATCTGCCCCAGCAAGCCGTGTCAGCCCCAAGCCGTGTGGCTGCAGTAGGCCCCTATATCCAGTCGTCTACTATGCCTCGGATGCCCTCAAGGCCTGAATTGCTGGTGAAGCCAGCCCTGCCGGATGGTTCCTTGGTCATGCAGGCTTCAGAGGGGCCGATGAAAATTCAGACACTGCCCAACATGAGATCTGGGGCTGCTTCACAAACTAAAGGTAAAAATGGGTTATTTCCAAGTCCTGCACAGCCTGGTTTTTTCCTGTCCCCACTATTCTTTCTCCcaagttttgagttttaaaaaaatctctttgttAAAATTCATTGTTCATGTTTGAATTCTAAAAATCCTTTTGTATTCTTTGCTAGTGTAAtgataagttaaaaaaaacttaaaatggatATCATAGTTATacaaggataattttttttaaccctaaATAATACAGTTCTAttcaggaaatgaaataaaatacagtagCTTTGTAAAcctgaaaagtgttttaaaaagttcATTCTTGCTACTAAGGAAATTTTGATCTGATATTAATAACTTGagaacttttctttttgtgtaaAAACATATGTAAGTGTTAATGGTGTCATTTTTATGGATGGTGAGGTTCTGAACCTATTATGTTGATGAGTGGTATTAAATACTCATATCTACCTACATGTGAGAATTTGTCTGCTGTTAATTTttagaataactttaaaaatattgggaGATTAAAAGTGAAAATAGCAGAGGCTTCTTGTGTTAGAATACAAAATGATCTGCATTCTGTGTAGTTCTCAGATACATGGAGAGGTGCAAGCCAGAGTTTGGTAATGGGAGGAGAAAGTGTAGGAGAATTGTAGGAAAACTGGGATAAATCATCCTTTAATGACCTTATTCAGACCCCTGAATGGAAGAAGTAATAACCAGTATTGTCTCTGTTCTCTAATCATAATCATATGCAAACAATCGctgattttcaaattatttgttattttaccaTAATTACTACTGTGAAGCAATAGTATTATGTAGTCTGGATTTTACTGTGAAAGAGTTATATTTGCTTTGTTTCTGtaaggaaaaatgaaagcagTGGCTTTTTAAGTATTAGTGCAGAAAAAGCCTGACTCTACTGAAAGACCGCAGTTGAAGTCCTGGATTAAGGGTCCACATACTTACGTTTTTGTTGTGCATGTATCGCCTAAAATACCATTTATAAAATACGTCTTAGACCCTTAGGTCTTCTGAATTGGAAATCTTAAAATATTGTTTACAAAATACACCTTAGACCCTTAGGTCTCCTGAATTGGAAATCACTTTCTGGGTGTGAGGGTGATGTTTTCTAGCACAGTGAAGAATAATGTGTTTTTGCTGGTTCAAGCAGACTTTCTATTTGCTGTGACTAATTCTAAATTGCTTGAGTAAAGTGGAAGAATCTTAAATTAGGTATATAAAATCTAATATAGTATTTTCTAAGTAAATTTATTGGGGTGTTGCGAGTCTGGAATTTAAAGCTGTTTTTAGAGATTAAAAGTTTTAGCAAAAAGAAccattaaaaatttctttagaaTGCTGTTATTTGTAgctgcttttctgtattttaggcTCTAAAATCCATCCAGTTGGCCCTGATTGGAGTCCTTCAAATGCAGATCTTTTCCTGAGCCAAGGCTCTGCTTCTGCACCTCAAAGCTCTGGGAATGCTCTGGATCAAGGTGGGATTTATTTGTGTTACTCCTGAATATTAAATTTTGGTCGTCTAAAAGGTGCTGTGTATTCTTTTTAGatagtacattttctttcttttttcctgacttctgttcgtccatccatccgtccttccttcttttctccttccttccttccttccttccttccttccttccttccttccttccttccttccttccttccttcctccctccctccctccctccctccctccctccctccctccctccctccctccctccctccccttccttcccttccttcccttccctccctccttccctccctccttccttccctccttccttccctccttccttccctccctccctccctccctcctcctctccctccctccttctctccctctgtccctcccttcctcccttccttcctcccactctccttcctcccatccttccttcctggatctcactctgtcacccaggctggagtgcagtggtgtgtgcttATGGCTCACtggtgcagcctccacctcctggactcaagtgatcttcctacctcagcctccctagtagctggggatacaggtgcgtgccaccatgcctggctaatttctgtaatttttgtagagatgaggttttgccatgttgcccagactggactcctgggctcaagtgatctacccgcttcTACTTTCCAAAGTgtttagattacaggtgtgagccactgcacccagctgatagTTCATTTTCTAGTGTATTAACACTAGGGACAATATATAATGGTATTTATTTCCAGACAACACCTTAATTTAGCTGGAGAACTCAGGTTCTATTATTATAGCACTTGAGTTaccttttattaatttaattaaaaaataggaaCACGCTTTGGGGACACAGATTTTCAGAGAGATTTAGGAGAGAGAAACTTACAAGTCAATAAGATATTTTATTCCAAACAGTTTGAATgtcattgtgatttttttgtctttagttgaTGACGGAGAGGTTCCcctgagggagaaagagaagaaagtgcGTCCATTCTCAATGTTCGATGCAGTAGACCAGTCCGCTGCCCCACCCTCCTTCGGTACTCTGAGGAAGAACCAGAGCAGTGAAGATATCTTGCGGGATGCTCAGGTACCTATGAATATCCTGGTTTTGAAAATTTAATAGTGATTCTATAATGCAGTTTTTAGAAGGGATAAAGTACTAAATGAGGGAGAACAGAAGAAATAGGATGTACCTAGgagattagaaaatatattagcatcctgttattttactttcttttgtgtGAGTCTGTTTGTGCTCTCAGACCAGAAGCAGTGGCTGACATACTTGCTGCTGGGTCATATTTTGTGTgattctttaaaaagtagaagTGCTTCGAAGAACATTGTATTTGTGCTGTTTAAGTATCTTATTTCCTCAGAATTACAAAATGATTGTTTGGTGAATTTTCTTTAACTGTTACAGTCTTAACCTTTTATAACCAGGTTATGTGTGAGTGTTCCAAGTTAGGTGTGTTTTATGGCCGTTGTCTAAATTGCATGAAATTCAAGTGAACAAGAATGGTTTCCCATTATTGATGCCATCTGTGAATACGAAAGATGACAGTAAAAGTTTTCAATGTATTAAAATTGCCCAGATAGGAAGTGGAAGCAAGGAGGAAATCATAAAGGGGAGATACTGTATTACATTAATGAAGtctgttatttaaattttaaaactagtaaacagccaggcgtggtgtctgacacctgtaatcctagcactctgggaagctgaggtaggaggatcacttgagactaggagttcaataccagcctgggcaacaaaaagagACCctccctgtctgtacaaaaataagataaacatacaaaacaaaaactaacattaaaaaaatagagctaatatttttatagtgAATACTTAACATTTGTGAAATTAGGTTATCTAGAACATCCTGTGTATCTAGTTATATAGTATTTTAACTGACTTCTTTTAATGTTTATGTTATAGGCtgcaaataaaaatgtggctAAAGTACCACCTCCTGTTCCTACAAAACCAAAACAGATTAATTTACCTTATTTTGGACAAACTAATCAGCCACCTTCAGACATTAAGCCAGATGGAAATTCTCAGCAATTGTCAACAGTTGCTCCGTCCATGGGAACTAAACCAAAACCAGCAGGGCAGCAGCCAAGAGTGCTGCTGTCTCCCAGCATACCTTCAGTTGGTCAAGACCAGACCCTTTCTCCAGGTTCTAAGCAAGAAAGTCCACCAGCTGCTGCTGTCCGGCCCTTTACTCCCCAGCCTTCCAAAGACAGCttacttccagccttcagaaaaCCCCAGACTGTGGCAGCAAGTTCAATATATTCCATGTACACGCAGCAGCAGGCTCCAGGAAAAAACTTCCAGCAGGCTGTGCAGAGTGCATTGACCAAGACTCATACCAGAGGGCCACACTTTTCAAGTGGTAAGGTTCTTCATGTTCGTAGGTGATGTGCTTAAGTCTGTATCAGAGCTGACATCTCGCAGCAGACAGCAAAATAATGAATCCCTGTTCTGACTGAGGCTAAGGGTTTTGTTTAACTGTGACTTCTGTTCTTTATTGGGTGTTTAAAAGAGTGCTTGCTAAATGTCTGCTCCTGTAGTAGTAGGCAGTAAAGTTAACAGATCAATAAAGTGTGGTCTCAGGTCTGGAGGGGCTTATTGGTGAGTGGAAAGCAAATATACATGGGTCATTACAGTGCAGAAGGAAGGTGTGTGTCTTCACTGTAGGTTGACCAGATGTTCTTGTCACATAGAGGGCTGGACCACTgcccctgtacacacacacacatacacacacacacacacacaccccttcctttatatatgtgtatgtgtctatatatattattaaaaatattctctacTGTATTTTAAGTCATTGTAATGAGGACATAGCCACTAACTATATGTAAAAATACAATTCAGGTTAGTTTGTATTAAACATACACAGTTTGGAAAGTCTttgtaaattattaatttataggACTAGAATAAAATTGACCATGTTTTAGTTAAATGGAAATAGCTTTGTAGTAATGAAATAACCGTTTAAGTGTGACCTAAGATGTCATAATTAAAATTCGACAgcaaagaatgttttcttttcgGGGGTCTTTGGTGAAAATGGAGTAATTTGGGAttagataattttaatataatcagAATGCTAACAGGGAAAATAGCTTTGTTAACTATAAGTGGTCCCTAATAACTTTATAAGCCAAGTAGGATTTCTTACATTGATTCACTCTTGAAAAGTGAAAGATGGGATAGTACATCTTTAGTTTTAATCTGGACACGAGAGGATGATCTGTTTTCATTGGTCCTAAAcgttttttgcattttgttattttaaatttgggtGCTACAGTCAGTGATTTCTTAAAATTGGcaacattttcttattgtttgatGAGATAATGGTGCATGTTACAATCAGTGGGGGTTTTGATTCTGTAATAAGTTTATTATGCAAGGATGGATTCCTTGCTTagtcatttgttatttttaaaaattaattatatttgaaGGGCATTATGTAGTAACAACGATGAAATTAAAAGAGGCTTTAGTTATTGTTagctatttctgtttcttgccagTTTTGTTTAATTAATGCTAAtcagggcttttttttcttttccaattagtATATGGTAAGCCTGTAATTGCTGCTGCCCAGAATCAACAGCAGCACCCAGAGAACATTTATTCCAATAGCCAGGGCAAGCCTGGCAGTCCAGAACCTGAAACAGAGCCTGTTTCTTCGGTTCAGGAGaaccatgaaaatgaaagaattccTCGGCCACTCAGCCCAACCAAATTACTGCCCTTCTTATCTAATCCTTACCGAAACCAGAGTGATGCAGATTTAGAAGCCCTACGAAAGAAACTGTCTAATGCACCAAGGCCACTAAAGAAACGTAGCTCTATTACAGAGCCAGAGGGTCCTAATGGGCCAAATATTCAGAAGCTTTTGTATCAGAGGACCACCATAGCGGCCATGGAGACCATCTCTGTCCCATCATACCCATCCAAGTCAGCTTCTGTGACTGCCAGCTCAGAAAGCCCAGTAGAAATCCAGAATCCATATTTACATGTGGAGCCTGAGAAGGAGGTGGTCTCTCTGGTTCCTGAACCATTGTCCCCAGAGGATGTGGGGAGTGCCAGTACAGAGAACAGTGACATGCCAGCTCCTTCTCAGGGCCTTGATTATGTGCCCGAGGGAGTCCCAGAAAACAGCCCAAATCTCCAGAATAACTCAGAAGAACCAAATCCAGAGGCTCCCCATCTGCTTGATGTGTACCTGGAGGAGTACCCTCCATACCCACCCCCACCATACCCATCCCCGGAGCCTGAAGGGCCGGGAGAAGACTCAGTGAGCATGCGCCCGCCTGAAATCACTGGGCAGGTCTCTCTGCCTCCTGTAAGTAATGTGCAATCTCATGGCCTTTTCTGGAGTCTTTTACTTTGTTATGGTCTTCTTGGTGGTCACATTCTTCTTCTCCAGTTTgcgtttttgttttataaatcccTTGGTACAGAATGGATCTTATAAATGTTATCAAAATGTAATTTATTCAGCataaagaacatttttcttttttagagagaaCCCATTTATTTGTGAAagaaacagagttttgttcttatcCCTATAAACACTGCATTTGCTGTTTCTTCTCTAGCTGATGTCACATAATTAGGGAAGCAACATTTGACTGTGACTCAAAAGACCTGGATTTGAAACTTTTAATTACTAGCTTAGCTGTGTGAAATCAGGCAGATGGTATAACTTCTCTCATTGGTGATGTCAGtcttatttcaaattttctagaagtgaaattttaaaaaatgaaatgttaggTGAAACTTCAAATTTAAAACAGTGGTAAAATTGGAAGGGTTCTGGATGAAGTGAGGGCAGGGAGGGGTAACTGGGCTGGGGAGCCCCTCATAaagccttttccttcccttcaatGAAGTCTGAAAATCTCAGGCTAACCTGGTGATCCCTAAGATTTCTTTGTACTTTAACATGCAAAGTTATTCTAAAACTTCGTATGTTTTGATTTGAGTGCACCTTCCATACTCCTTCCACATAGTAAGCTTTTGTTTGAAATTTAAGCTTCCATTTTCTCACTTtgatgagagaaaataaaaatcccagaatgtCTAAATGAAGTCTGCTTCTTCATAGTTTAATTTGAAGTCACTTTACTTCAGTAAGCACGGAAAGAAGTATGATGCTGAACTATGAACTTAAAACCTGGTCAAAAGcaaaatagcattaaaaaaaaattttttttttttttttttttttttttttttttttgagatggagtttcgctcttgttacccaggcaggagtgcaatggcgcgatctcagctcaccacaacctctgcctcctgggttcgggcaattcttctgcctcagcctcctgagtacctgggattacagacatgcgccaccatgcccagctaattttttgtatttttagtagagacggggtttcaccatgttgaccaggatggtctcgatctcccgaaatttttttaagtgtaccTTGCATGTTTGATCCCTTATATCTTTTAGAGACGATAGTATTCAAAGATAATGATCGCccagaattatttttaacaatttacaGTAAATGTTTGCTTAAACGTTTAATGTACTAAACAtttgaaactagaaaaaaaattttaaaatagagatcaacagtttttaaacaactttctgcctcctaagttcTAGGCTTGCTTCTCTTTgagttttaaacataaaaaaagaaggaagttttATGCTACATTGGCCAAACCCAATCCACATTATAgccacttgttattttctggccTTTTTGTTGCTGTGTCAAAGTAATCCACATattcaaggagaaaaaaggaaaactagaatTGGTAAAAGTATCTTACTCTCTTTTTAAGATTCTGCTATTCTCTTCCTAGAGAAGCGGCATACTTTTTTCTTCTCGTTTTAGGTGAAATAGAAAGAACTATGTAGTAGTCGTACATTCTTTAACAGTAGGATTGGCAAGTGTCGGTTACACTGTGCTGCTTGTGAGTTGTATTAACCACAGTCAGATAACATTCAAAGAACAGCATTTTAGCCATTGCACATTGTGAAATATATTGATTGAcacttaatgtttttaaaaacttggcAATTTTCCAAATCTGAGATATGTGGAGTACATATGTCATACCTTATAACAGGAAATGTCTCCATTTTGTTGGGTGTGTTTAAGACACCTATTTTATAGGATATTAGATCTAGTCttaaaattttgcctttttttaaaaaagtctgatTCATTAAAAGTTTAAACTGGTAGGATTTCTCCTTGGTATATCTAAGAAAGACTAATGATCTGTATTATTT from Callithrix jacchus isolate 240 chromosome 19, calJac240_pri, whole genome shotgun sequence includes the following:
- the TP53BP2 gene encoding apoptosis-stimulating of p53 protein 2 isoform X7 — encoded protein: MFLTVYLSNNEQHFTEVPVTPETVCRDVVDLCKEPGESDCHLAEVWCGSERPVADNERMFDVLQRFGSQRNEVRFFLRHERPPGRDLVSGPRSQDPSLKRNGVKVPGEYRRKENGEQRLKFLKQQDQRQQQQAAEQEKLKRLKEIAENQEAKLKKVRALKGHVEQKRLSNGKLVEEIEQMNSLFQQKQRELVLAVSKVEELTRQLEMLKNGRIDGHHDSQSAVAELDRLYKELQLRNKLNQEQNAKLQQQRECLNKRNSEVAVMDKRVNELRDRLWKKKAALQQKENLPVSSDGNLPQQAVSAPSRVAAVGPYIQSSTMPRMPSRPELLVKPALPDGSLVMQASEGPMKIQTLPNMRSGAASQTKGSKIHPVGPDWSPSNADLFLSQGSASAPQSSGNALDQVDDGEVPLREKEKKVRPFSMFDAVDQSAAPPSFGTLRKNQSSEDILRDAQAANKNVAKVPPPVPTKPKQINLPYFGQTNQPPSDIKPDGNSQQLSTVAPSMGTKPKPAGQQPRVLLSPSIPSVGQDQTLSPGSKQESPPAAAVRPFTPQPSKDSLLPAFRKPQTVAASSIYSMYTQQQAPGKNFQQAVQSALTKTHTRGPHFSSVYGKPVIAAAQNQQQHPENIYSNSQGKPGSPEPETEPVSSVQENHENERIPRPLSPTKLLPFLSNPYRNQSDADLEALRKKLSNAPRPLKKRSSITEPEGPNGPNIQKLLYQRTTIAAMETISVPSYPSKSASVTASSESPVEIQNPYLHVEPEKEVVSLVPEPLSPEDVGSASTENSDMPAPSQGLDYVPEGVPENSPNLQNNSEEPNPEAPHLLDVYLEEYPPYPPPPYPSPEPEGPGEDSVSMRPPEITGQVSLPPGKRTNLRKTGSERIAHGMRVKFNPLALLLDSSLEGEFDLVQRIIYEVDDPSLPNDEGITALHNAVCAGHTEIVKFLVQFGVNVNAADSDGWTPLHCAASCNNVQVCKFLVESGAAVFAMTYSDMQTAADKCEEMEEGYTQCSQFLYGVQEKMGIMNKGVIYALWDYEPQNDDELPMKEGDCMTIIHREDEDEIEWWWARLNDKEGYVPRNLLGLYPRIKPRQRSLA
- the TP53BP2 gene encoding apoptosis-stimulating of p53 protein 2 isoform X2, with the translated sequence MRFGSKMMPMFLTVYLSNNEQHFTEVPVTPETVCRDVVDLCKEPGESDCHLAEVWCGSERPVADNERMFDVLQRFGSQRNEVRFFLRHERPPGRDLVSGPRSQDPSLKRNGVKVPGEYRRKENGVNSPRMDLTLAELQEMASRQQQQIEAQQQLLATKEQRLKFLKQQDQRQQQQAAEQEKLKRLKEIAENQEAKLKKVRALKGHVEQKRLSNGKLVEEIEQMNSLFQQKQRELVLAVSKVEELTRQLEMLKNGRIDGHHDSQSAVAELDRLYKELQLRNKLNQEQNAKLQQQRECLNKRNSEVAVMDKRVNELRDRLWKKKAALQQKENLPVSSDGNLPQQAVSAPSRVAAVGPYIQSSTMPRMPSRPELLVKPALPDGSLVMQASEGPMKIQTLPNMRSGAASQTKGSKIHPVGPDWSPSNADLFLSQGSASAPQSSGNALDQVDDGEVPLREKEKKVRPFSMFDAVDQSAAPPSFGTLRKNQSSEDILRDAQAANKNVAKVPPPVPTKPKQINLPYFGQTNQPPSDIKPDGNSQQLSTVAPSMGTKPKPAGQQPRVLLSPSIPSVGQDQTLSPGSKQESPPAAAVRPFTPQPSKDSLLPAFRKPQTVAASSIYSMYTQQQAPGKNFQQAVQSALTKTHTRGPHFSSVYGKPVIAAAQNQQQHPENIYSNSQGKPGSPEPETEPVSSVQENHENERIPRPLSPTKLLPFLSNPYRNQSDADLEALRKKLSNAPRPLKKRSSITEPEGPNGPNIQKLLYQRTTIAAMETISVPSYPSKSASVTASSESPVEIQNPYLHVEPEKEVVSLVPEPLSPEDVGSASTENSDMPAPSQGLDYVPEGVPENSPNLQNNSEEPNPEAPHLLDVYLEEYPPYPPPPYPSPEPEGPGEDSVSMRPPEITGQVSLPPGKRTNLRKTGSERIAHGMRVKFNPLALLLDSSLEGEFDLVQRIIYEVDDPSLPNDEGITALHNAVCAGHTEIVKFLVQFGVNVNAADSDGWTPLHCAASCNNVQVCKFLVESGAAVFAMTYSDMQTAADKCEEMEEGYTQCSQFLYGVQEKMGIMNKGVIYALWDYEPQNDDELPMKEGDCMTIIHREDEDEIEWWWARLNDKEGYVPRNLLGLYPRIKPRQRSLA
- the TP53BP2 gene encoding apoptosis-stimulating of p53 protein 2 isoform X5; this translates as MRFGSKMMPMFLTVYLSNNEQHFTEVPVTPETVCRDVVDLCKEPGESDCHLAEVWCGSERPVADNERMFDVLQRFGSQRNEVRFFLRHERPPGRDLVSGPRSQDPSLKRNGVKVPGEYRRKENGEQRLKFLKQQDQRQQQQAAEQEKLKRLKEIAENQEAKLKKVRALKGHVEQKRLSNGKLVEEIEQMNSLFQQKQRELVLAVSKVEELTRQLEMLKNGRIDGHHDSQSAVAELDRLYKELQLRNKLNQEQNAKLQQQRECLNKRNSEVAVMDKRVNELRDRLWKKKAALQQKENLPVSSDGNLPQQAVSAPSRVAAVGPYIQSSTMPRMPSRPELLVKPALPDGSLVMQASEGPMKIQTLPNMRSGAASQTKGSKIHPVGPDWSPSNADLFLSQGSASAPQSSGNALDQVDDGEVPLREKEKKVRPFSMFDAVDQSAAPPSFGTLRKNQSSEDILRDAQAANKNVAKVPPPVPTKPKQINLPYFGQTNQPPSDIKPDGNSQQLSTVAPSMGTKPKPAGQQPRVLLSPSIPSVGQDQTLSPGSKQESPPAAAVRPFTPQPSKDSLLPAFRKPQTVAASSIYSMYTQQQAPGKNFQQAVQSALTKTHTRGPHFSSVYGKPVIAAAQNQQQHPENIYSNSQGKPGSPEPETEPVSSVQENHENERIPRPLSPTKLLPFLSNPYRNQSDADLEALRKKLSNAPRPLKKRSSITEPEGPNGPNIQKLLYQRTTIAAMETISVPSYPSKSASVTASSESPVEIQNPYLHVEPEKEVVSLVPEPLSPEDVGSASTENSDMPAPSQGLDYVPEGVPENSPNLQNNSEEPNPEAPHLLDVYLEEYPPYPPPPYPSPEPEGPGEDSVSMRPPEITGQVSLPPGKRTNLRKTGSERIAHGMRVKFNPLALLLDSSLEGEFDLVQRIIYEVDDPSLPNDEGITALHNAVCAGHTEIVKFLVQFGVNVNAADSDGWTPLHCAASCNNVQVCKFLVESGAAVFAMTYSDMQTAADKCEEMEEGYTQCSQFLYGVQEKMGIMNKGVIYALWDYEPQNDDELPMKEGDCMTIIHREDEDEIEWWWARLNDKEGYVPRNLLGLYPRIKPRQRSLA
- the TP53BP2 gene encoding apoptosis-stimulating of p53 protein 2 isoform X1 codes for the protein MFDVLQRFGSQRNEVRFFLRHERPPGRDLVSGPRSQDPSLKRNGVKVPGEYRRKENGVNSPRMDLTLAELQEMASRQQQQIEAQQQLLATKEQRLKFLKQQDQRQQQQAAEQEKLKRLKEIAENQEAKLKKVRALKGHVEQKRLSNGKLVEEIEQMNSLFQQKQRELVLAVSKVEELTRQLEMLKNGRIDGHHDSQSAVAELDRLYKELQLRNKLNQEQNAKLQQQRECLNKRNSEVAVMDKRVNELRDRLWKKKAALQQKENLPVSSDGNLPQQAVSAPSRVAAVGPYIQSSTMPRMPSRPELLVKPALPDGSLVMQASEGPMKIQTLPNMRSGAASQTKGSKIHPVGPDWSPSNADLFLSQGSASAPQSSGNALDQVDDGEVPLREKEKKVRPFSMFDAVDQSAAPPSFGTLRKNQSSEDILRDAQAANKNVAKVPPPVPTKPKQINLPYFGQTNQPPSDIKPDGNSQQLSTVAPSMGTKPKPAGQQPRVLLSPSIPSVGQDQTLSPGSKQESPPAAAVRPFTPQPSKDSLLPAFRKPQTVAASSIYSMYTQQQAPGKNFQQAVQSALTKTHTRGPHFSSVYGKPVIAAAQNQQQHPENIYSNSQGKPGSPEPETEPVSSVQENHENERIPRPLSPTKLLPFLSNPYRNQSDADLEALRKKLSNAPRPLKKRSSITEPEGPNGPNIQKLLYQRTTIAAMETISVPSYPSKSASVTASSESPVEIQNPYLHVEPEKEVVSLVPEPLSPEDVGSASTENSDMPAPSQGLDYVPEGVPENSPNLQNNSEEPNPEAPHLLDVYLEEYPPYPPPPYPSPEPEGPGEDSVSMRPPEITGQVSLPPGKRTNLRKTGSERIAHGMRVKFNPLALLLDSSLEGEFDLVQRIIYEVDDPSLPNDEGITALHNAVCAGHTEIVKFLVQFGVNVNAADSDGWTPLHCAASCNNVQVCKFLVESGAAVFAMTYSDMQTAADKCEEMEEGYTQCSQFLYGVQEKMGIMNKGVIYALWDYEPQNDDELPMKEGDCMTIIHREDEDEIEWWWARLNDKEGYVPRNLLGLYPRIKPRQRSLA